A DNA window from Acinetobacter sp. 10FS3-1 contains the following coding sequences:
- a CDS encoding D-alanine--D-alanine ligase codes for MSNASKFGKVAVLLGGKSAEREVSLDSGTAVFEALVRSGVNAERFDPQERSITELVNYDRAFIVLHGRGGEDGQIQGALEWLNVPYTGTGVQGSAIGMDKVKTKQVWQGSELPTAPYRIVTKDSNPEEIVAALGLPLIIKPVHEGSSIGMSKVEKIEDFSEAIVKATEHDAVVMAEKWITGREFTIVLLNGQSLPVIRLQPPKDVAFYDYETKYNRNDVEYGIPCGLTAAEEQNLQVLALRAFQAVGASGWGRIDAMQDEQGNFWLLEVNTVPGMTSHSLVPKAAAAIGYSFDELCVAILEQTLTGTAY; via the coding sequence GTGTCAAATGCTTCAAAATTTGGAAAAGTAGCCGTATTGCTGGGTGGTAAATCTGCAGAGCGTGAGGTTTCTCTAGATAGTGGTACAGCTGTATTTGAGGCACTTGTGCGTTCAGGTGTTAATGCTGAGCGCTTTGATCCGCAGGAACGTAGCATCACAGAGCTGGTCAATTATGATCGTGCTTTTATTGTGCTGCATGGCCGCGGTGGTGAAGATGGTCAGATTCAGGGTGCGCTGGAATGGTTAAATGTGCCTTATACCGGCACAGGGGTGCAGGGTTCTGCCATCGGTATGGACAAGGTCAAGACCAAGCAGGTCTGGCAGGGTTCGGAGCTGCCGACAGCACCTTATCGTATTGTGACCAAAGACTCGAATCCTGAAGAAATTGTGGCAGCTTTGGGTCTGCCGCTGATTATCAAGCCGGTGCATGAAGGCTCCAGTATCGGCATGAGTAAGGTCGAAAAAATTGAAGACTTTAGCGAAGCTATTGTGAAAGCGACTGAGCACGATGCAGTGGTCATGGCAGAAAAGTGGATTACAGGACGTGAATTTACCATTGTTTTGCTCAATGGACAGTCTCTGCCAGTCATTCGCCTGCAGCCTCCTAAGGATGTGGCTTTTTACGACTATGAAACCAAATATAATCGCAATGATGTGGAGTATGGCATTCCGTGCGGCTTGACAGCAGCAGAAGAGCAGAACTTGCAGGTGCTGGCACTTCGTGCTTTTCAGGCAGTGGGTGCAAGCGGGTGGGGACGTATTGATGCGATGCAGGATGAACAAGGCAATTTCTGGTTGCTAGAGGTGAATACTGTCCCGGGCATGACCAGCCATTCTCTGGTGCCTAAAGCAGCAGCAGCAATCGGCTACAGTTTTGATGAGCTCTGTGTCGCGATTCTGGAACAGACTTTAACCGGTACGGCATACTAG
- the murC gene encoding UDP-N-acetylmuramate--L-alanine ligase, giving the protein MSPTTPAEQAKKLIKVPEMRRIKHIHFVGIGGAGMCGIAEVLKNQGYKVSGSDIKASKTTAQLEENGIKVYIGHIADNIKGANVIVVSTAIDQENPEIKAAIENRIPVVRRAEMLGELMRYRHGIAVAGTHGKTTTTSLITCMLAEENMDPTYVIGGLLNRTGVNAALGASRYIVAEADESDASFLHLEPMAAVVTNIDADHMDTYGGSFDVLKDTFIQFLHKLPFYGLAVVCGDDANIREIMPRIARPVLTYGFNEDNDIRAVNVNQDGMRTHFTVLRKDREPLDVTVNQPGLHNVLNALAAIGIATDEGVSDAAICRALEGFSGVGRRFQVQGAFEIDGGDVQLVDDYGHHPKEVEATIKAARQSHPDRRLVMMFQPHRFSRTRDCFDDFVDVLSQVDQLLLLDVYPAGEKPIVGADSRALARSIRLRGEVEPILIDTVEGNLSQVMNKVLQANDLLLTQGAGNVGAISLELAQNHLYVK; this is encoded by the coding sequence ATGTCTCCAACCACGCCAGCTGAACAAGCAAAGAAATTAATTAAAGTGCCGGAAATGCGCCGTATCAAACACATACATTTTGTGGGGATTGGCGGTGCAGGCATGTGCGGGATCGCGGAAGTACTCAAAAACCAGGGTTATAAAGTCTCTGGTTCAGATATTAAAGCGTCTAAAACCACCGCTCAGCTGGAAGAAAATGGCATCAAGGTCTATATCGGCCATATAGCGGACAATATCAAGGGTGCCAATGTCATCGTGGTGTCTACAGCGATTGACCAGGAAAACCCGGAAATTAAGGCGGCGATTGAGAATCGTATTCCGGTAGTGCGCCGTGCAGAAATGCTCGGTGAACTGATGCGTTACCGTCATGGGATTGCAGTCGCAGGTACCCATGGCAAAACCACCACCACCAGTCTGATTACCTGCATGCTGGCTGAAGAAAACATGGACCCGACCTATGTGATTGGCGGTCTGCTGAACCGGACGGGGGTCAATGCTGCTTTGGGTGCGAGCCGTTATATCGTGGCAGAAGCAGATGAATCAGATGCCTCTTTCCTGCATCTTGAGCCCATGGCAGCCGTTGTGACCAATATTGATGCCGACCATATGGATACGTATGGGGGCAGTTTCGATGTGCTCAAAGATACCTTTATTCAGTTCCTGCATAAGCTGCCATTTTATGGTCTGGCCGTGGTGTGTGGCGATGATGCCAATATCCGGGAAATCATGCCGCGTATTGCGCGTCCGGTGCTGACCTATGGTTTTAATGAAGATAACGACATTCGTGCAGTCAATGTCAATCAGGACGGGATGCGTACGCATTTTACCGTATTGCGTAAAGACCGTGAACCTTTAGACGTTACCGTCAATCAGCCCGGTCTGCATAATGTCTTGAATGCCTTGGCCGCGATTGGTATTGCAACGGACGAGGGGGTCTCTGATGCTGCAATTTGCCGTGCTTTGGAAGGGTTTAGTGGAGTCGGTCGGCGCTTCCAGGTGCAAGGCGCATTTGAGATCGACGGTGGTGATGTCCAGCTGGTCGATGACTATGGTCACCATCCCAAAGAAGTGGAAGCCACCATTAAAGCTGCACGTCAAAGCCACCCGGACCGCCGTCTGGTCATGATGTTCCAGCCGCACCGTTTTAGCCGTACCCGTGACTGTTTTGATGACTTTGTCGATGTATTGTCACAGGTCGATCAGCTGTTATTACTGGATGTCTATCCTGCCGGAGAAAAGCCGATTGTGGGGGCTGACAGTCGTGCCCTGGCGCGCAGTATCCGTTTACGCGGTGAAGTTGAACCAATTTTAATCGATACGGTTGAGGGGAATCTGAGTCAGGTGATGAACAAGGTCTTGCAAGCAAATGACTTGTTATTAACCCAAGGCGCAGGTAATGTGGGAGCCATCTCGCTCGAACTTGCCCAGAATCATTTATATGTAAAATAA
- the murG gene encoding undecaprenyldiphospho-muramoylpentapeptide beta-N-acetylglucosaminyltransferase, with protein MTDAQQKQPKHVMMMAAGTGGHVFPALAVAKDLQQQGIQVSWLATPAGMENRLLKNHHIPIYQIDIQGVRGNGFVRKALAPFKILKATLSAMQHMKRLKVDAVAGFGGYVAGPGGLAARLLGIPVLIHEQNAVAGFTNTQLSRMAKTVCQAFPETFSAQPKVVTTGNPVRKEITEILNPSWRYQEREKAGQPLRILIVGGSLGAQALNERVPEALKQLQMPLNIYHQCGQNQAEATRARYADAPAHLQVDVQPFIEDMAQAYSDADLIICRAGALTVTEIATAGVAAIFVPLPSAVDDHQTANAKFLANLNAAKICPQASMTPESLTTLLESMLNRQLLMEMAVKARCQAQPDATQQVVRFIQEL; from the coding sequence GTGACTGACGCTCAACAAAAACAGCCTAAACATGTCATGATGATGGCCGCAGGTACGGGTGGACATGTGTTTCCAGCGTTAGCCGTTGCAAAAGACTTACAACAACAAGGCATTCAAGTGTCTTGGTTGGCGACTCCGGCAGGCATGGAAAACCGTCTATTAAAAAATCATCACATTCCTATTTATCAAATTGATATTCAAGGGGTACGTGGTAACGGTTTTGTTCGTAAAGCCCTGGCACCTTTTAAAATTTTAAAAGCCACTTTAAGTGCCATGCAGCATATGAAGCGTCTGAAAGTCGATGCAGTCGCTGGCTTTGGCGGCTATGTGGCCGGACCGGGGGGACTGGCGGCACGTCTTCTGGGGATTCCGGTGCTCATTCATGAACAGAATGCGGTCGCTGGCTTTACCAATACTCAATTATCGCGTATGGCGAAAACTGTATGTCAGGCCTTTCCCGAGACTTTCTCGGCACAACCCAAAGTGGTAACCACAGGCAATCCGGTACGTAAGGAAATTACCGAAATTTTAAATCCGTCCTGGCGTTATCAGGAGCGGGAAAAAGCCGGTCAGCCGCTACGGATTCTGATTGTTGGCGGCTCTTTGGGGGCACAGGCCTTAAATGAGCGGGTACCCGAGGCCCTGAAACAGTTGCAGATGCCTTTAAATATTTATCATCAGTGTGGCCAGAATCAGGCCGAGGCGACCCGGGCACGTTATGCCGATGCACCGGCTCATCTGCAGGTTGACGTCCAGCCTTTTATTGAAGATATGGCCCAGGCCTATAGTGATGCCGACCTGATTATCTGCCGTGCGGGTGCCCTAACGGTGACGGAAATTGCAACTGCCGGTGTGGCGGCGATTTTTGTGCCATTACCAAGTGCCGTTGATGACCATCAAACTGCAAATGCAAAATTCCTGGCCAATCTGAACGCAGCTAAAATCTGTCCGCAGGCCAGTATGACGCCAGAAAGTTTAACAACCTTATTAGAGTCGATGCTGAACCGTCAGTTATTGATGGAGATGGCGGTCAAAGCACGTTGTCAGGCTCAACCCGATGCGACCCAACAGGTGGTCCGTTTCATTCAAGAATTGTAA
- the gshB gene encoding glutathione synthase has protein sequence MRVLVVMDPIENVNLKKDSTMAMLWAAARRGHELGYALQQDLYIDQGKAFGLIAPLQVFEDYGHYYELGEKQKESLASYDVVLMRKDPPFDMNFVYTTYILEQAEREGAWIINKPQSLRDCNEKLFATQFPELQVPTLVTSQQSLIRDFLKQHVDVIVKPLDGMGGTGIFRLYQDGINIGSTIEMLTNNGTQPIMAQRYIPEIVDGDKRILMIDGEPVPYCLARIPQNGEVRGNLAAGGRGEARPLTDHDKAIAAKVGPFLREKGLVFVGLDVIGNYVTEINVTSPTCIREIDDQFGTSIADDLFAVLEAGRASQI, from the coding sequence ATGCGCGTACTTGTTGTGATGGACCCCATCGAAAATGTAAACCTGAAAAAAGATTCCACTATGGCGATGCTATGGGCTGCGGCACGCCGTGGGCATGAATTAGGGTATGCATTACAGCAAGATTTATATATCGATCAGGGAAAAGCCTTTGGCCTGATCGCACCGCTACAGGTGTTTGAAGACTATGGGCACTATTATGAGCTGGGCGAAAAACAAAAAGAATCGCTGGCCAGTTATGACGTGGTGTTAATGCGTAAAGACCCGCCATTCGATATGAACTTTGTTTATACCACCTATATTCTGGAGCAGGCAGAACGTGAAGGGGCGTGGATTATCAACAAGCCCCAAAGCTTACGTGACTGTAATGAAAAGTTGTTTGCGACCCAATTTCCGGAACTGCAGGTTCCTACCTTGGTGACTTCACAGCAAAGTCTGATCCGTGATTTCCTGAAGCAGCATGTGGATGTGATTGTAAAACCGCTAGACGGGATGGGAGGCACCGGAATTTTCCGTCTTTATCAGGATGGGATTAATATTGGTTCAACCATTGAAATGCTGACCAATAATGGCACCCAGCCGATTATGGCACAGCGCTATATTCCGGAAATTGTCGATGGTGATAAGCGTATTCTAATGATTGATGGTGAACCGGTGCCGTATTGTCTGGCCCGTATTCCACAAAATGGGGAAGTGCGCGGTAATCTGGCTGCAGGCGGCCGTGGAGAAGCCCGCCCACTTACGGACCATGATAAGGCCATTGCAGCGAAAGTTGGTCCATTTTTACGTGAAAAAGGACTGGTTTTTGTTGGACTGGATGTGATTGGTAATTATGTCACAGAAATTAATGTCACCAGTCCCACCTGTATTCGTGAGATTGATGACCAGTTTGGCACGTCGATTGCGGACGATCTGTTTGCCGTACTTGAAGCCGGTCGGGCCAGTCAAATTTAA